In Musa acuminata AAA Group cultivar baxijiao chromosome BXJ2-10, Cavendish_Baxijiao_AAA, whole genome shotgun sequence, a genomic segment contains:
- the LOC135625370 gene encoding transcription factor HY5-like, with product MLQDQTTSSLPSSSERSSSSAPQMEVKEGMESDEEIRRVPEFGFEPAGASTSGREAGSTAGPDRAQSAAQGGQRRRGRSPADKEHKRLKRLLRNRVSAQQARERKKAYLNDLEAKVKDLEAKNSELEERMSTLQNENNMLRQILKNTTVSRRGSNSSANGEGQ from the exons atGCTGCAGGATCAGACTACCAGCTCACTTCCTTCGAGCAGCGAGAGGTCCTCGAGTTCTGCCCCCCAGATGGAAGTCAAAGAAG GAATGGAGAGCGACGAGGAGATCAGGAGAGTGCCGGAATTCGGGTTCGAGCCGGCCGGTGCATCGACCTCCGGCAGAGAGGCCGGCTCGACGGCTGGTCCGGACCGGGCCCAGTCTGCCGCCCAGGGCGGCCAGCGGCGGCGAGGGAGGAGCCCGGCCGACAAGGAGCACAAGCGGCTGAAGAG GCTGCTGAGGAATAGAGTGTCAGCCCAGCAAGCCAGGGAGAGGAAGAAGGCTTACCTGAATGATTTGGAGGCCAAGGTGAAGGATTTGGAGGCCAAGAACTCAGAACTGGAGGAGAGGATGTCCACATTGCAGAATGAGAACAACATGCTGAGACAA ATCTTGAAAAATACTACGGTTAGCAGGAGAGGATCCAACAGCAGTGCCAATGGAGAAGGTCAGTAG